Proteins encoded by one window of Arachis hypogaea cultivar Tifrunner chromosome 1, arahy.Tifrunner.gnm2.J5K5, whole genome shotgun sequence:
- the LOC112729766 gene encoding protein ALP1-like yields MDRRTFHALCNMLKVIGKLEPSRNMGVEEMVAIFLHIIAHDVKIRVIKRQFVSSEETISRWFNDVLLANLRCHNLLLKKPQPLSQDRMDERWKWFKNFLGALDGTHIKVNVLEADKPRYQNRKGDITTNVLGVVAPDMQFIYVLAGWEGSAADSRVLQDALFRNEFSVFQGHYYLRDAEYMNCEGFLAPYRGQKYHVSEFNPHNQPSTAQEFF; encoded by the exons ATGGATAGGCGTACCTTTCATGCATTGTGTAACATGCTTAAAGTGATTGGAAAGTTAGAACCAAGTAGGAATATGGGTGTGGAAGAAATGGTTGCcatatttttacatattatagCACATGATGTCAAAATTAGAGTAATAAAGAGACAATTTGTGAGTTCTGAAGAAACAATTAGTAGGTGGTTTAATGATGTATTGCTTGCTAATTTGAGATGTCATAATCTCTTACTGAAGAAACCTCAACCACTTAGCCAGGATAGAATGGATGAACGATGGAAATGGTTCAAG aatttccTAGGAGCCTTAGATGGTACTCATATCAAAGTCAATGTCCTTGAGGCTGACAAGCCTAGATATCAAAATAGAAAAGGTGACATAACAACCAATGTGCTTGGAGTGGTTGCTCCCGATATGCAATTTATCTATGTACTGGCGGGTTGGGAGGGTTCAGCTGCGGATTCTAGGGTATTACAAGATGCACTATTTCGCAATGAGTTTAGTGTTTTCCAAG GTCATTACTACTTACGTGATGCTGAATATATGAATTGTGAAGGATTTTTGGCACCTTATAGAGGACAAAAATATCATGTGAGTGAGTTTAATCCACATAATCAACCCAGTACAgctcaagaatttttttaa